The following nucleotide sequence is from Solanum dulcamara chromosome 7, daSolDulc1.2, whole genome shotgun sequence.
AGATCTGAAATTCCTCATCACGGGCTGAGCTTTTTACAGCGCGTGAACAGATTAAGGAGTGTAGAATGCAGGGCCACACTTGCATTTCCATCCTTCAGGCTCGTAATTAGTGTACTGAACTCCCACTCGACCTGTGTTGGTGGGTACTTGTATGGCTTCACAAGGCATACATCCATAGCATTTATGCTCACAGCTTGGAGGACTTGATCCTATCATCTTCATCTCTTCAGCTTCCTTCACTTGTCTTTGTCCTTCTATGCTCATGTTTCCCTTAAATTGGAAAAGAAGAACAACTTGTTTAGTACTCCATTTGAATGCGCTAAATCGCGAAACAAGAGAAATCAAAAGGCAAAGGATTTAGAGAGTTACCTTATTTGTGCTCAGATTTTTGTGCAGAGGTTGATGATTTGATGTCAATGGTCTGCTATTAACACAGGATAAGGAGAGTGCGAATGTGATGAGGACGAAACAGTAGAATTTACTCTTCATTTTCTACTTGCACACCAACTGTTTGTATAAATGAGGCAATGAAAGTCtgaaagagaaagagaggaaaAATTCAGGGGATTTAGTATAATTGGAGATTGATCATTTGGTTCACTTCAAAGGATGTCCATATCATCATAGCTATATAAAGGAAGCAAAGGAAAAAGAGGTGGTTCAAAATTGTCAAGCTCCCATTTCCCAAAAAGCAATCCCTCCAAAGCTTCTTGGATTTCTCTAAGCCTCTCTGTAAGTTGTATTGGTAAAAACGAAATCTTTACTTCTCAAACAAGTGATACTACTCTTATCCTGCATCTTTCTGCCCAAAAAAGCCTACACCTTCAcaactttttctttcaatttttttttcttcttaaattatATGTAGTAGGATTTAGTTGTACTAGTCTTATTTTGACAACTCAATTCACCTTATGATTTatctattttctttctttcttgttcCTCTATGTACACGTTGCTTCAAATCTTGAAATGAAACTGGAAGTACCCTTTTTAGGTTCTGAGTAAAACCTGAATACAGCAGCCTATAGAAATAGCAGGTTCATTAACAGTGGAAAATTGTGGGTGCCTAGACTGCAGAGCCACCTATTCCCCCTTTTGGTCATATTCTGGAACTAGACAAGAAGGAAAATCTTTCTTTAGTTCTTTTCAGTtttaaattcaagaaataaGTACATAGAATCAATGTCTGGGTGATTCAGTACCAAAAAGAAATCTTAATTTGTGTTAGTGAACAGAACTTATATAGTACATAATAAAATGTATGAGTAGTTAACTACTTTCATGGATAGGGAAGCGCCGGGGGCGCAGCCAAGTAAGACGGAAATTATATGTTTAACtcattttgatttctttttacttttcatattttaaaccACTTTATTGAAACTCTGGCTCCACCCACTGGGAAGCACTGTGACCAAAAAAGTTTTTCTTGTTATCCAAAAAGAAGAGCTTGATTTTCTATTGGACCTTGCAAGGGTTTCTGAATTTATCTATCCAAAGAAATGAAGCCTTTCATTGACTTTTAGCATTAGGCTAAAAGTTGAACCAAGTGAAGTAAGAGCAGCTGATTGCAGCATCAGCATTGAATAATGAGTTGCAATAAATAGGAAAGAAAGAATGAGGAGCCAATAATTAaacatacttttatttttggtttttttaaCATTTGAGGTAAGAACTGCGAAACCAAACCTGGGAAGCAAGCACATATAAAAGGAAAGCTGATAAGTACCATTCAATGCActgtttttaattttcttttgctATAGTACTAGCTGAAAGTAGCATGTGCAGACAAAGTCAGGTTGTAGGAATGTAGTATATAGCCTATGGTTTTGGGATTTAAAAGAATACTGTTAATTAAGTTTTTGATAAATTGTTTGTTAATATCAGCTGCTTCATGTTATTTTGCCATCTTATTTTCTTGCAACCTTGCTTCGgattattatcttttttaagttgagggtttattgaaaataatttttctatttgtAATTTAAACGATAACAACTAAAAAGGAACGAAAGACAACTATTTTAGAACAAATATTTATGGtatacatgacaactaaaaaggaACGAAGGAAGTAATAACAATAGGAAAAAATTCTTTTGGCCAAAAAAAATTTCATTGCACCTACTTTTAGATTTTTGAAAATAGTAACTTTATTTTGGAGGCAAAAGGTTAGTATTGTCTTTCTACATTTGTGGCACAATTTTGAGCCAAGTTTTTTGAGCCATTTAACATTAATTTTTTGGGCcatttatacataaaaagatCTATATTCGTTTTAGCAGATCTGGTTGTCTCTTTTATGTATGTATCTCCTCCTTCATCTTTTGTCTGCTCTGTGCTTTTGGTTCTTCGTTTAAGCTTGCCTCTTGCTGGAATTTGTTTCTGTTTTGTTCATCGCCCTTGGCTGTGATGTTGAGCTCGCCAATTATGATGAATTCCTCTGTTCATATGTCTTTTTAGGCAAAGCAAAACATATGTTTTTGTTTTCTTCCTTGTCTACTTGTCTGAATGCCTTCtaacatgtgcaacacttgCTTCATCTCTGGCCTATTTTCTGGCTTTACATCCCAACATTTCTTCATTATATCTGACAATGCTGTGGGACAACATTTAGGTATCTCAGGTCTTCGATCCTGatatatatttccaaaacaacTCATCAGTACGTTGAATgaagtatatacatatataaaacaCGTCGAGTTTTTAATGAACTAACAAGTAGATGAAAAGAGAGTAAGTACCTTATAAATTTGATGTGAGATTTTACTACGAGGAATGTGTTCTGGATATGGGTCTAAACAAGTGTACATCTCCCACAAGCAAATTCCAAAGCTATAGACATCACACTTGTGATCATACGACGGTTCGCTCAAAACCTgatgaaagagtaaaagataaATTACTACTTTTATTTAACAAAGGAAGAGAAGTTTAATGGATGCCTTTTTAAGCTCTGTTGCATACAGCCGTTTTAACTTCTTGATTAATGCACAGATTGTTTACTTAATATTTATGTTTAAGACGAttgcaaaaataaaattgataaagaatatttgaaatatatatgATGTACGTACCTCAGGAGCCATGTAACCAATAGTGCCCGTTGTTCCAACCATCATAGGAGGATAATTCAAGCCAAGAGAATAAAATTGACTAGAGATTCCAAAATCAATTATCTTCACTCTTCCAGTTTTGTCAAGAAGTAAATTTTCAGTCTTCACATCTCTATGCGCAATCTTTTCCGAATGAAGGTAACTTAATCTGTAATTATACGTATTattagtaaaataataattccACATATAATTTAACATGTGATTAACCTATGGTTTAATATGTGTATCAATTTAGATGATAGATGAATATACATACCCTTTAGCAACGTCCATTGCAAGTTGGACTATAGTATCCAAAGACAGCTTCTTCTTCATTGTGTATTTTGAAAGATAGGATCTAAGAGTTCCTCCACCAACATATTCCACAACAAGGCAACATCCATTTACTGAACCTTTTTGAcacttcatttttatttctgaCATGTTCTCCTTCTTTATAGCCCCAATAAACTgcacaaaatttatataattcagCTAATTTTGTATATAGGCTTcaataagaaaagaaaggagaatttTGGAGAATAAATGCTTAAATAGATGGAAACTTTACTTtgtaaataaacaaataatcaatattataagaaaaaagagaaattaaTTAAGTAGATATGTACCTTGGCGATATTGGAGTGTTCAAGAGTGCACCAAATAGAAACTTCTTGCATGAATACATCTTCcatcaatttctttttttcttccgtTGAATTCTTCTTTTCATCTCCAAAATCAAACATTTTAACTGAAATTCATCGAAAGaatgtgtattaattaaaagTCACCAATTTTTTGATAAATGCATACTACTTTTTGAatccataattaaaataataacaatagtataaaTCATAAACATTGAACCCATCGAAGAGTTAGTACTTACCTGCGACTTCTTTTCCATTGTAAAAGCCTTTGTAAATTAATCCAAAACCTCCATAGCCAACGAGTTTTTTGACTGTGAGTTTTTTAGGATTCAATTCCCATTCTTCTTTCTCCATGGTGATCTTCATGTTAACTTCCACACGACCTAGCTAATATTACTTGAAAACCTAGTATTTtgttaactattttttttttttgtgctgTGAATTGTGATGTCCCCCACCCTCACGTATATATATTAATCGTAATTAATCCGTTTCCTATATGGAATGGGATTAATGATATTAGGAAACTATAATCCGTTTCCTATATGGAATGGGATTAATGATATTAGGAAACTATAATCCGTTTCCTATATGGAATGGGTTTACGTAAGTGATATTAGGAAACTATAAACCGTTTCCAATATGGAATGGGTTTACTTTAGAGATATTAGGAAACTACtagtatatattataaattgttttttgacttttaatattaaaaatatttaataagatGTATTATGTACTAATTagtaatatattataataacaataattttaatcattaacttatttatttgaggatattaaattaaaataatgaatacacaatttaatattaaaatattattatctaGCTATAATCAGCCACgatattagttttttttataattatgttgaaagttttgtataatttttttcgaTTTTAACATACATATGAGAATAGAGCTATAATAACGTTAAGTTTATGCAGATTCTGATGTTTGAATGTTGATTGAAATTATGTTGTTTATTTTATCTTTGTTATTGCAATATGTTATTACTTTAATCCCAAATATGAGATTTTTTGGCGTGAATTTGAATTTAGTCGGACTTTAATGTTCGTTCTGAATATCGGGtgagaaattcaaaaaaataattcaatattttttaaaaaacttcaaaaataattaaatataaaatttgaactgATAAATTTGTCAACAAATGTTACATATTCTATATCTAATGAGATCTCGGATTTGTTTGGTATAGGATTTCTAAGTCACATTTTCGTACTTTTCGTTTTAATAGTTACACTCTTTTATATTCGAATTCTATACACCATTTGAACCAAGTTACATTGTCCTCTATATCATTGTTCTTTGTAGTATTATTCGGTTATCACAagttttttgtttcataaaattCCAACtcaagattattttttatatttcattgTTCTTTGTAGTATTATTCTGTTATCAAATTCATGCTTTAACTTGACACAATGAAGAAGACTCTGGAATGTTGATTAATTTGTCAAAGAGTACGTCGGC
It contains:
- the LOC129896148 gene encoding serine/threonine-protein kinase STY13-like, producing the protein MKITMEKEEWELNPKKLTVKKLVGYGGFGLIYKGFYNGKEVAVKMFDFGDEKKNSTEEKKKLMEDVFMQEVSIWCTLEHSNIAKFIGAIKKENMSEIKMKCQKGSVNGCCLVVEYVGGGTLRSYLSKYTMKKKLSLDTIVQLAMDVAKGLSYLHSEKIAHRDVKTENLLLDKTGRVKIIDFGISSQFYSLGLNYPPMMVGTTGTIGYMAPEVLSEPSYDHKCDVYSFGICLWEMYTCLDPYPEHIPRSKISHQIYKDRRPEIPKCCPTALSDIMKKCWDVKPENRPEMKQVLHMLEGIQTSRQGRKQKHMFCFA